The bacterium genome contains the following window.
GTAACTGGATGCTCAACCTGAATTCTTGTATTCATTTCTATAAAATATGGATTTTTATTCTGGTCAACAAGAAATTCTATTGTTCCCGCATTTCTGTATTTTATATATTTTACTATTTTTTTAGCATATTTCTGCAATTTTTTTCTTAAACCTCTATCTGCAAATGGTGATGGACTTTCTTCTATCAATTTCTGGTGTCTTCTCTGAATAGAACAATCCCTTTCAGGGAAAACATAAATATTTCCTTTATTATCACACAATACCTGAATTTCAATATGTCTCGGCCTTTCAATAAATTTTTCAATATATAAAGATTCCTCCCCAAAAGATATTTTTGCTTCTTCCTTACAGGTATTCCACATCTTTTCAAATTCTTCAACTGTATATACCTTTCTCATTCCTCTACCTCCACCACCTGCAGATGCTTTTATCATTATCGGAAACCCTATTTTTTTAGCATGATGAAGTGCCTTTTTGAAATCATTTTCTTCATAACCAGGAATAACAGGAACTTTTGCTTTTTTGGCTATTTTTTTTGCAAGGGATTTATCACCTATCATTCTTAAATTTTCAGGTGTTGGACCGACAAAAATTATTCTTGCAGAATTACAAATTTCAACAAACTGTATATTTTCAGAAAGAAAACCATATCCTGGATGAACAGCATCCGCGCCTGTTATTTCAATTGAACTTATAATAGAAGGAATATTTAGATAACTTTCTTTAGGTTTTGAAGGTCCTATACAGATTCTTTCATCTGCAAGAAAAACAGGTAAAGAATACCTGTCAGCATCAGAATAACCAATAACAACAGGAATTTCCAGTTCTTTGCATGCTCTTATAACTCTTAAAGCAATTTCTCCCCTATTTGCTACAAACAATTTTCTTATCATTCCCGAGCTCCGTCCTCCTCTAAAGAAAATTTTACAAGACCATCTTTTTTAAATGGACTTACAATTAAATGAAAATGATCAGGCATCAACGTAAAACATAAAATATACACTAACTTTTCCCTTTTTTCCGAGCCCTGTCCTCCGTATTCAACCGGTTTATCGTTATTAAAAATGTACAAGTATTCCATAAATCTTTCATAATCCCTATCTTCAAGAAATACACCTCTTTTATCCACTCCCCTATTATAAATATGATAAAAACAGCCTACCACAAATTCCTCTTTCCTTCTCATTTTTCCGAGATCAGTCCTCCGATTTCAAGGACGAAAAGGACCTGTCCGTATTCAACGGGTTTTCCATTCTCCACAAGTATTTCCTTCACCACTCCATCATATTCTGACTTAATCTCATTCATAACTTTCATTGCTTCAACTATACACAAAACATCTCCTTTTTTTACGAATTGACCTTGTTCAACAAAAGGAGAACTGGTAGGAGAAGGAGTCCTGTAAAAAGTTCCAACAAGAGGAGATTTAACATAAACAATATTTTCAAGTTCCTGAGATATATGTTTTGATTCTTCTACAATTTTATCTATATTCACTTTGGGACTTTCTTCTATAACCTTCCTTTCTCTTATTTCTTCCCCTTTTTTGCTCAAAATCAAATGAAAATCGCCTTTTTTTACTTCAAGATATTCTAGACCATACTCTTTCATAAAATCAGCGTAAACTTTTAATTCTTCGGGCTTCATTTTCCCTCCAGATTCAAACTTAATTTTTCTATAATTCTGAACAATTCATTAACTATTTTTATTGCTTTCTCTGCATCTTTTTTTCCATAAAAATCCTCAGGTATAAAATCCATATCTCCATAAAAAGAAATTTCTCGCTGACTTCTTAGCCATTTACAATCCTTTTCAATTTTTTTAAAATCTTTTTTAATATCTAATTTTAACTTTTCTGAATGTTTTATTATCAAATCTATTACATCATGCCATTTAGGTGGAGTTACATTCAAATTAAGTAATATTGCTTTTTCCAACAATTCAATTATTTCCTGAGATTCTCTTATTACATCTGAATAACTTTTTTTCAGCATAAATTGATTTAATATTTCTCTTCTTACTTTTGCTCTTTTTAAATAACTTCCTATTAATCTTTTGTTAACCATCTTTCATTATATAATGTGGTATAGGATATTCAAAATATTCAATCCTATGTTTTTTAAATTCATCCAGTTTTTTTAAGAATTTTTTGAAATAATTATTTTTATCATAAATAATTTTAAAACTTGCAGACCAAAGATAAGGCAATTCCACTATTAAACTTTTTTTACTCTTTATAATTGGAGAAATTAATGGAAATATATTTTTTTCTTTAAGTTTTTTAATTGTTTCAATATTATCAAGAATTGAAAAAAATTCAGTATACATTTTATAATTTGAACCTGCCTTTTCAAGAATCAGAAGCAAATCAATATCTGAAAAAGGAGTATACTTATCTTCTGCATAGGAACCAAAAATCACAATTGAAACAAGATTTTCCTTATAGTACTTTAAACATTCCTTTCTTAACTCATTAATAAAATCAGAAAATTGTTTTTCATTCATATTTTCAATCAGATGCGGGTTATATATTCACCTGTTCTTGTATCTATCCTTATGGTATCTCCAACTTCAATAAATAAAGGCGTTTGAACTATAAGACCTGTTTCTACTTTGACTTTTTTTCTCCCCCCTTGAACTGTATCTCCTTTATATCCTGGTTCTGCCTCTATTACTTTAAGGTCAACTGTAAAAGGAAGTTGAATGTCAATTATTCTACCCTGATAGAAAAGACCGGTAACTTCAAGATTTTCTTTCAAGTAGTATTTTTTATTACCTATTATTTCATCACCCAAATTAAACTGTTCATAAGAGTTATTATCCATAAAATAATATGTTGAACCATCTGAGTAAAGAAATGTAAGAGGTACTTCTTCTAAAATAACAAGTTTAACTTCTACATCGCTTCTGAAACTAAATTCAACACCTCTTCCTGTATCTATCTCAACTGCCTTAATCTTTACAATACCCCTTCTCTGCTGCTGAACAACATGGGTAGTACTTTTAACAATATATAATTTCCCTTCATACTCAAAAACATTTCCTTCTTTCAAATCAAGTACATTCATACTAAAAATTATACCATACAAATAAAAATAAATAAACCCCCTTCTTCCGAACCCGGTTCGGAAGGTGGCTATTCAAGTCCTATCGCTTTTCTCAAAACAAGTATCACATCTGAAATGTCTATCACTCCATCATCATTCATATCCCCTGCATCCGGGTCTGGTTCATCTATCAATATTGCCATCCTCAAACATAAAATCACATCACTTATATCTACTTGCTCATCTCCATTTATATTTCCTAAAATTCCTATACATTCTCCTTTTAAGATTATCTCTACCTCTGGATTCTCATTATCATTTGAACCCACTTTCAATTTCCCTTCTTTTATCCCTTTTGTATTTGGAACAAAATATACAGGTATTAATGTTAAGTTATCTTCTGGTATTGTTATCGGAAATTCTGTCTCTACTTTGAAATCTACTGCATTTAT
Protein-coding sequences here:
- the accC gene encoding acetyl-CoA carboxylase biotin carboxylase subunit, encoding MIRKLFVANRGEIALRVIRACKELEIPVVIGYSDADRYSLPVFLADERICIGPSKPKESYLNIPSIISSIEITGADAVHPGYGFLSENIQFVEICNSARIIFVGPTPENLRMIGDKSLAKKIAKKAKVPVIPGYEENDFKKALHHAKKIGFPIMIKASAGGGGRGMRKVYTVEEFEKMWNTCKEEAKISFGEESLYIEKFIERPRHIEIQVLCDNKGNIYVFPERDCSIQRRHQKLIEESPSPFADRGLRKKLQKYAKKIVKYIKYRNAGTIEFLVDQNKNPYFIEMNTRIQVEHPVTECVTGIDLVKSQIKIADNSKLDFSHRDIKINYHAIECRINAEDPENNFMPSPGRIKKLVLPAGPGIRIDTHIYEGYFIPPYYDSLIMKLITYGRTREEAIERMKRALDEIVIEGIKTTVPLYKKIISHPLFLSGRYYVGFVDKVVSESNQKEVIKW
- the accB gene encoding acetyl-CoA carboxylase biotin carboxyl carrier protein, giving the protein MKPEELKVYADFMKEYGLEYLEVKKGDFHLILSKKGEEIRERKVIEESPKVNIDKIVEESKHISQELENIVYVKSPLVGTFYRTPSPTSSPFVEQGQFVKKGDVLCIVEAMKVMNEIKSEYDGVVKEILVENGKPVEYGQVLFVLEIGGLISEK
- a CDS encoding HEPN domain-containing protein, producing MVNKRLIGSYLKRAKVRREILNQFMLKKSYSDVIRESQEIIELLEKAILLNLNVTPPKWHDVIDLIIKHSEKLKLDIKKDFKKIEKDCKWLRSQREISFYGDMDFIPEDFYGKKDAEKAIKIVNELFRIIEKLSLNLEGK
- a CDS encoding nucleotidyltransferase domain-containing protein — translated: MNEKQFSDFINELRKECLKYYKENLVSIVIFGSYAEDKYTPFSDIDLLLILEKAGSNYKMYTEFFSILDNIETIKKLKEKNIFPLISPIIKSKKSLIVELPYLWSASFKIIYDKNNYFKKFLKKLDEFKKHRIEYFEYPIPHYIMKDG
- the efp gene encoding elongation factor P, which produces MNVLDLKEGNVFEYEGKLYIVKSTTHVVQQQRRGIVKIKAVEIDTGRGVEFSFRSDVEVKLVILEEVPLTFLYSDGSTYYFMDNNSYEQFNLGDEIIGNKKYYLKENLEVTGLFYQGRIIDIQLPFTVDLKVIEAEPGYKGDTVQGGRKKVKVETGLIVQTPLFIEVGDTIRIDTRTGEYITRI
- a CDS encoding dockerin type I repeat-containing protein; protein product: TEELLKSANFTPGAFEEVVISETFIAEVEGEYRIRGEIKDITPEDTNSQNNERIWIYRTKPNKPVIGVNPDILDFGSTKGRKEGYILVKNYGSDDLTVSSITITGINAVDFKVETEFPITIPEDNLTLIPVYFVPNTKGIKEGKLKVGSNDNENPEVEIILKGECIGILGNINGDEQVDISDVILCLRMAILIDEPDPDAGDMNDDGVIDISDVILVLRKAIGLE